The Novosphingobium pentaromativorans US6-1 genome window below encodes:
- a CDS encoding monovalent cation/H+ antiporter subunit A has product MADARLALLILALPFLGSLVAAFLPARARNWASILAGVVTLGALALLFGFYHAVSDGITVRYIEPWLPSLGLDFTFRITGFSWLFALLILGIGALVVLYARYYMSPKDPVPRFFSFLLAFMGSMLGIVLSGNLLQIVFFWELTSLFSFLLIGYWHHNQSARDGARMALITTAAGGVCLLIGFLLLGRIVGSYDLDKVLLAGDLIRTHDLYLPTLILVLIGAFTKSAQFPFHFWLPHAMSAPTPVSAYLHSATMVKAGIYVLILLWPVLAGTGTWYLIVTTAGLTTLLVGAWAAIFQHDLKGLLAYSTISHLGLITLLLGLGSQLAAVAAIFHTVNHATFKASLFMAAGIIDHETGTRDLRKLSGLVHYMPVTATLAMVAAAAMAGVPLLNGFLSKEMFLAEALEAHSGTFLDWALPMLATLASMFSVFYSLRFIHQAFFGPPPTELPRTPHEAPHWMRLPVEILVLLCILVGTIPALTIGPFLDMAVQSVLGSRTPAYSLAVWHGFTLPLLMSTIALVGGVTFYRLFGGRLNTMTSPPIIGRLKGRRTFEVVLAALIDGARAAYRLVSTSRQQVQLRLLVVTAIAAGGLPLLSLGYSFGTLGPTLLDPVFAVLWLLGSAAAIGAAIQAKFHRLAALAMVGVAGLSTCISFIWLSAPDLGLTQLLVEIVTLVLLLLGLRWLPQRFPEFWRDDQVPFKVRVRRSGDLVLAVMGGVGVAAIAYAIMTRPAPSGISDFFMQRAYPSGGGTNVVNVILVDFRSFDTLGEITVLAIVALTVFTLLRRFRPAAESIELPDQQKVQNAFDDAHDDNAFGDTAEHYLLVPRVIMEWLFPFILTCALYLLARGHNLPGGGFAGGVTASIAIILLYMANGTRSVEARLHVQPVRWIAAGLLCAAATGAAAWLFGYPYLTTHSSYLDLPIIGEIPIASALLFDIGVFAVVVGTTVLILIALAHQSIRTPAARRSATSSPVDSDSQERSA; this is encoded by the coding sequence ATGGCTGATGCGCGACTCGCTCTCCTCATTCTCGCGCTCCCGTTTCTCGGTAGTCTGGTCGCTGCATTCCTGCCAGCGCGCGCAAGAAACTGGGCCTCGATCCTCGCCGGCGTGGTCACGCTGGGCGCCTTGGCGCTTCTGTTCGGCTTCTATCACGCCGTCTCCGACGGCATAACGGTTCGATACATCGAGCCCTGGCTCCCATCATTGGGGCTCGATTTCACATTCAGAATTACCGGATTTTCTTGGCTCTTTGCTCTTCTGATCCTTGGGATCGGTGCCCTCGTGGTACTCTATGCCCGTTATTACATGTCACCAAAGGATCCGGTGCCGCGCTTTTTCTCGTTCTTGCTGGCATTCATGGGGTCCATGCTCGGCATTGTACTGTCGGGCAATCTCCTCCAGATCGTGTTTTTTTGGGAGCTGACAAGCCTCTTTTCGTTTTTGCTGATCGGCTATTGGCATCATAATCAGAGTGCGCGCGATGGCGCGCGAATGGCGCTGATCACGACTGCCGCCGGCGGAGTGTGCCTGCTTATCGGCTTCCTGCTGCTTGGTCGGATCGTTGGCAGTTACGATCTCGACAAGGTACTGTTGGCCGGCGATCTGATCCGTACCCACGATCTCTACCTGCCCACACTGATCCTGGTTTTGATCGGCGCCTTCACCAAGAGCGCACAGTTTCCCTTCCATTTCTGGCTGCCGCACGCGATGTCGGCTCCCACCCCTGTGTCGGCCTATCTCCACTCGGCGACGATGGTGAAAGCCGGCATCTATGTGCTGATCCTACTCTGGCCAGTCCTTGCCGGAACCGGGACCTGGTATCTGATCGTCACGACCGCGGGACTGACGACTTTGCTCGTCGGCGCTTGGGCTGCGATCTTCCAGCACGATCTGAAAGGCCTCCTGGCTTATTCGACGATCAGCCATCTCGGGCTCATTACCCTGCTGCTGGGGCTTGGCAGTCAGCTCGCAGCCGTTGCTGCGATCTTCCACACCGTGAACCATGCAACTTTCAAAGCGTCGCTCTTCATGGCTGCAGGGATTATTGATCACGAGACGGGAACCCGCGACCTTCGGAAGCTGAGCGGGCTCGTCCATTACATGCCTGTAACCGCAACGCTGGCGATGGTAGCGGCCGCGGCCATGGCCGGGGTGCCTCTGCTCAATGGTTTTCTCTCGAAGGAGATGTTCCTGGCCGAGGCGCTCGAGGCGCACAGCGGCACATTCCTCGACTGGGCGTTGCCAATGCTCGCAACACTGGCAAGCATGTTCAGTGTCTTCTATTCCCTACGCTTCATCCATCAGGCCTTCTTCGGCCCTCCGCCTACCGAGCTTCCCCGCACGCCGCATGAGGCGCCCCACTGGATGCGTTTGCCGGTCGAGATTCTTGTGCTCTTGTGCATTCTCGTCGGAACGATCCCGGCCCTGACGATAGGTCCCTTCCTCGACATGGCGGTGCAATCTGTGCTGGGCAGCAGGACGCCCGCCTATAGCCTGGCCGTCTGGCACGGCTTCACTTTGCCTCTGCTCATGAGCACGATAGCGCTCGTCGGAGGAGTAACCTTCTACCGGCTCTTTGGTGGTCGCCTCAACACCATGACCAGTCCCCCCATCATTGGCCGGCTGAAGGGCAGACGAACGTTCGAGGTTGTGCTCGCAGCCCTCATCGATGGAGCGCGTGCTGCCTATCGACTGGTGAGTACAAGCCGACAACAGGTCCAGTTGCGCCTTCTGGTCGTCACCGCGATCGCAGCAGGCGGCCTGCCCCTTCTTTCGCTTGGTTATAGCTTCGGCACGCTCGGCCCCACCCTACTCGATCCGGTCTTCGCCGTGCTCTGGCTGCTGGGCAGCGCGGCGGCGATCGGCGCGGCCATTCAAGCCAAATTCCACCGCCTCGCCGCGCTCGCCATGGTAGGGGTCGCCGGTCTTTCGACCTGCATCAGCTTTATCTGGTTGTCAGCTCCTGATCTTGGCCTCACCCAACTGCTTGTGGAGATCGTGACGCTGGTCTTGCTGTTGCTGGGATTGCGGTGGCTGCCTCAGCGGTTCCCAGAGTTCTGGCGTGACGATCAGGTCCCTTTCAAGGTGCGCGTCCGCCGCAGCGGCGACCTAGTACTGGCCGTGATGGGCGGCGTCGGCGTGGCGGCAATCGCTTACGCGATCATGACTCGCCCTGCACCGAGCGGTATTTCGGACTTCTTCATGCAGCGGGCTTATCCGAGCGGTGGCGGGACCAATGTTGTCAATGTGATTTTGGTCGATTTTCGAAGCTTCGATACGCTGGGCGAGATAACGGTGCTGGCCATCGTAGCGTTGACGGTGTTCACGCTCTTGCGGCGGTTCCGCCCTGCCGCCGAGAGCATCGAATTACCCGACCAGCAGAAGGTGCAGAATGCCTTCGATGACGCCCATGACGACAATGCGTTTGGGGATACCGCCGAACACTATTTGCTTGTGCCGCGAGTCATTATGGAATGGCTATTTCCGTTCATATTGACCTGCGCGCTCTACCTCCTGGCCCGTGGCCACAATCTTCCTGGTGGCGGCTTCGCGGGCGGGGTTACGGCATCGATTGCAATCATCCTGCTCTACATGGCCAACGGAACTCGATCGGTTGAGGCAAGGCTTCATGTGCAACCGGTTCGCTGGATCGCTGCCGGACTTTTGTGCGCAGCTGCGACCGGCGCGGCCGCTTGGTTATTCGGCTACCCTTACCTGACGACGCACTCCAGCTATCTCGATCTGCCAATCATCGGCGAGATCCCCATCGCCAGTGCTCTGCTGTTCGACATCGGGGTCTTCGCTGTGGTGGTGGGTACGACCGTTCTGATCCTTATCGCGCTCGCGCACCAATCCATCCGCACGCCAGCGGCACGCCGATCGGCGACAAGCTCTCCGGTTGACAGCGACAGCCAGGAGAGGTCCGCCTGA
- a CDS encoding abortive infection family protein, whose protein sequence is MSGKFSTFVIKALVDTITGGAGNDNSPAIGIYRSGPKIEQFFLDCGLDMRIGSSSRVPATTDFLRQTSNHHDGQGDIYITRIIEKVCDPREYLTEPDKANAVREHLNKALAADKLAVVIVGGKAVLTRRQSSGTIVEPFIQKVATLDFDTVQMEIARALPNLQDDPEDAVTAACSLIEAVCRSILIELGLPLPARKDIDGLIRAVQEPLNLSPGRTDLPAEIEGDIRQILSGLTSVAKGIGALRTHGGDAHGREKGFRRIDPRIARLAINAASSLALFLIETWERQEKRALPQHGQDI, encoded by the coding sequence ATGAGCGGCAAATTCTCTACCTTCGTCATCAAGGCACTGGTCGACACGATCACCGGCGGCGCGGGCAACGACAATAGCCCGGCAATCGGCATTTATCGCTCGGGCCCGAAGATCGAACAATTCTTCCTCGATTGCGGCCTCGACATGCGTATTGGGTCGAGTTCGCGCGTGCCGGCGACGACGGATTTCCTGCGCCAGACCTCCAATCACCATGACGGCCAAGGCGACATCTACATCACCCGGATCATCGAGAAAGTCTGCGATCCGCGCGAATATCTGACCGAGCCCGACAAGGCGAACGCGGTTCGCGAGCATCTCAACAAGGCGCTCGCCGCGGATAAGCTGGCGGTGGTGATCGTCGGCGGCAAGGCGGTGCTGACCAGACGCCAGAGCTCCGGGACGATCGTCGAGCCTTTCATCCAGAAGGTGGCGACACTCGACTTCGACACGGTGCAGATGGAGATCGCGCGCGCCCTCCCCAACCTTCAGGACGACCCGGAAGATGCGGTGACGGCCGCCTGTTCGCTCATCGAGGCGGTCTGCCGCTCCATCCTCATCGAGCTCGGACTGCCCCTGCCGGCCCGCAAGGACATCGATGGCCTCATCCGCGCCGTTCAGGAGCCGTTGAACTTGTCGCCGGGCCGCACCGATCTACCCGCTGAAATAGAGGGCGACATCCGCCAGATTCTGAGCGGCCTGACGTCGGTCGCGAAAGGCATCGGTGCGTTGCGAACGCATGGTGGTGACGCCCATGGGCGTGAAAAGGGCTTCAGGCGGATCGATCCACGCATCGCTCGCCTCGCGATCAACGCCGCCAGTTCGCTGGCGTTGTTCCTGATCGAGACCTGGGAGCGCCAGGAGAAGCGCGCGCTCCCACAGCACGGGCAGGACATCTAA
- a CDS encoding ribbon-helix-helix domain-containing protein gives MNKPVTLNVRLSGALSDFVAANVGADGSYENVSGYVCDLIRRDKERLEAERFERLKAELTQAFDGPEASFTALDADAVIARNRRN, from the coding sequence ATTAACAAACCCGTTACGCTTAATGTTCGGCTCAGCGGCGCGCTGAGCGATTTCGTTGCGGCCAATGTCGGCGCGGATGGCAGCTACGAAAATGTCAGCGGATATGTGTGCGATCTCATTCGCCGGGACAAGGAGCGCCTTGAAGCGGAACGGTTCGAACGTCTCAAGGCCGAGTTGACCCAGGCATTCGATGGGCCCGAAGCCAGCTTCACCGCGTTGGACGCGGATGCTGTGATCGCCCGCAACCGCCGCAACTGA
- a CDS encoding Na+/H+ antiporter subunit C, with protein sequence MEVVLALAIGFLTASGLWLLFRPRTFQVVLGLSLLSYAVNLFIVAAGRLRMDAPPIVGKEVADPALYADPVPQALVLTAIVISFATTALLLVVLLASRGLTGTDHVDGEEDDQ encoded by the coding sequence ATGGAGGTCGTGCTCGCACTTGCCATTGGCTTCCTGACGGCCTCCGGGCTCTGGCTCCTCTTCCGGCCCCGCACCTTCCAGGTCGTGCTGGGCCTCTCGCTCCTCTCCTACGCGGTTAACCTGTTTATCGTCGCAGCCGGTCGGTTGCGTATGGACGCACCGCCGATCGTCGGCAAGGAGGTCGCCGACCCCGCGCTCTACGCGGACCCTGTCCCCCAGGCTCTCGTTCTGACGGCGATTGTCATCTCCTTTGCGACGACGGCGCTTCTCCTGGTTGTCCTGCTCGCCTCACGAGGCCTGACCGGAACAGACCATGTAGACGGCGAGGAGGACGATCAATGA
- a CDS encoding monovalent cation/H+ antiporter subunit D — translation MTGWMQHFIIAPIVLPMAVSAVMLAFNERRRALKRVLSLTTMAGLVVIAALLLWQADGRLAIGDTGPAGAYLLGNWPAPFGIVLVADRLAALMLLVTSVLGFTALFYALARWDRSGPRFHVLFLLLVAGVNGAFLTGDIFNLFVFFEVLLAASYGLILHGSGAERTKASLHYITINIATSLLFLIGVAIIYAVTGTLNMADLASRIPMVPASDLMLLEAGAAILGVAFLVKSGIWPLSFWLPRTYAAAAPPVAAIFAIMTKVGIYIVLRLTSLMFDDTSGDAAGFADQWLIWAGFATMLFGTLGILATRSLTHVAGHYVLVSSGTLLAAIGLGGQALTAALLFYLVSSTLAVGALYLIIEPVERNADEEDIIAGIAEPVFDDEYTGAVVGEETEIGVVIPGTIAILGGGFIFCTLLLAGLPPLSGFIAKFAIIDALFDDVIIEPAAWILIALIILSGLATLIAMTRAGIDLLWTPGEDSPARLSVIEVAPIGVLLAACLALMVGAGPLYRYMEATAAALADRSSYIDIVRSAPRAGEDPS, via the coding sequence ATGACAGGCTGGATGCAGCATTTCATCATCGCCCCGATCGTCTTGCCAATGGCGGTCAGCGCCGTCATGCTTGCATTCAACGAGCGGCGGCGGGCGTTGAAGCGGGTGCTCAGTCTGACCACCATGGCCGGGCTGGTCGTCATTGCAGCCTTGCTTCTGTGGCAGGCCGACGGTCGCCTCGCTATCGGTGACACCGGTCCTGCAGGAGCCTATCTTCTCGGCAACTGGCCTGCTCCCTTCGGAATAGTGCTGGTCGCGGATCGGCTTGCAGCCCTGATGTTGCTCGTCACGAGCGTACTCGGGTTCACTGCGTTATTCTATGCCTTGGCGCGCTGGGACCGCTCGGGGCCGAGGTTTCACGTGCTGTTCTTGCTACTGGTGGCCGGAGTGAACGGTGCCTTCCTCACCGGCGATATCTTCAACCTCTTCGTTTTCTTCGAGGTTCTGCTGGCGGCCTCCTATGGTCTCATCCTGCATGGCTCGGGCGCGGAACGGACGAAGGCGAGCCTTCATTACATCACTATCAACATCGCAACATCGCTACTCTTCCTGATCGGGGTGGCAATAATCTACGCTGTGACTGGTACACTCAACATGGCTGATCTCGCGTCGCGGATCCCGATGGTGCCGGCCAGTGATCTGATGCTGCTGGAAGCCGGTGCCGCGATCCTTGGCGTCGCGTTTCTCGTCAAGTCGGGTATTTGGCCCCTCAGTTTCTGGCTGCCGCGCACCTATGCCGCGGCGGCACCGCCAGTCGCGGCCATCTTCGCAATCATGACCAAGGTCGGCATCTATATCGTCCTGCGCCTGACTTCGCTGATGTTTGACGACACATCGGGCGACGCAGCGGGGTTCGCCGACCAATGGTTGATCTGGGCAGGTTTCGCGACAATGCTATTCGGCACGCTGGGTATCCTTGCGACCCGCTCACTTACACACGTCGCAGGTCATTACGTGCTGGTCTCTTCGGGGACGCTGCTGGCGGCTATCGGCCTGGGTGGCCAGGCTTTGACCGCAGCACTGCTGTTCTACCTCGTGAGTTCGACCCTCGCGGTGGGCGCGCTTTACTTGATCATCGAGCCCGTTGAACGCAACGCGGACGAGGAAGACATCATCGCGGGTATCGCCGAACCGGTGTTCGACGACGAATATACCGGCGCGGTGGTGGGGGAAGAAACCGAAATCGGCGTGGTCATTCCTGGCACTATCGCGATCCTGGGCGGCGGATTCATCTTCTGCACGCTCCTCCTTGCCGGACTGCCGCCCCTGTCGGGCTTCATCGCGAAATTCGCGATCATCGATGCCCTGTTCGATGACGTCATCATCGAACCTGCCGCATGGATCCTCATCGCTCTCATCATCCTTTCCGGCCTGGCCACGCTAATAGCCATGACCCGGGCCGGCATCGATCTGCTGTGGACACCCGGAGAGGATTCTCCGGCTCGACTGAGTGTGATCGAAGTCGCGCCCATCGGTGTCCTGCTCGCCGCTTGCCTGGCGTTGATGGTGGGAGCCGGGCCCCTGTATCGCTACATGGAGGCCACCGCTGCAGCACTCGCCGACCGCTCAAGCTATATCGATATCGTCCGCTCCGCCCCGCGCGCCGGCGAGGACCCATCGTGA
- a CDS encoding SLC13 family permease yields the protein MSAAPMIDAQRLSLMLGELRLPTIKHIWGDFAAQADKEGWPASRFLAALAEHELAERDRRRIERHLAEAHLPAGKTLACFAFDAVPMISKAQVMALCAGDGWLEQGANLILFGPPGGGKTHLAAAIGLALVERGWRVLFTRTSDLVQRLQVARRELALESAMTKLDKYHLLILDDFAYVSRDQAETSVLFELRIASSSLSRYTLAALNAAPIAATALAGAVLLILLRVITADEAYSGLKPQILVLIAGMVVIGIAMEESGLADAASEMLIASVYGLSPLIALIVLYLVTMVLTELLSNATVAVLITPVAVALAESLAVSPRPFLVAVMMAASAAFATPFGYQTNVIVYQMGGYRYMDFVRVGLPLNLITCVAAILAIQRFFPF from the coding sequence ATGAGCGCCGCTCCCATGATCGATGCACAACGCCTCAGCCTCATGCTGGGCGAACTGCGCTTGCCCACCATCAAGCACATCTGGGGAGACTTCGCCGCCCAGGCGGACAAGGAGGGATGGCCTGCCAGCAGGTTCCTTGCCGCGCTCGCCGAGCACGAACTCGCCGAACGCGATCGCCGCCGGATCGAGCGTCACCTGGCAGAGGCTCATCTGCCCGCGGGCAAGACCCTGGCCTGCTTCGCCTTCGATGCCGTGCCGATGATCTCCAAGGCCCAGGTCATGGCCCTGTGCGCCGGCGATGGCTGGCTCGAGCAAGGCGCCAACCTCATCCTGTTCGGTCCGCCCGGCGGTGGCAAAACCCATCTTGCCGCGGCAATTGGCCTCGCTCTGGTGGAACGGGGCTGGAGGGTTCTGTTCACCCGAACTTCCGACCTCGTGCAACGCCTGCAGGTCGCACGGCGCGAACTCGCACTCGAATCCGCGATGACCAAGCTCGACAAATACCACCTGCTCATTCTCGACGACTTCGCCTACGTCTCGCGCGATCAGGCCGAGACGTCGGTGCTCTTCGAGCTGCGCATTGCCTCATCCAGTTTGTCGCGCTACACCCTGGCGGCGCTCAACGCTGCGCCCATTGCCGCGACGGCCCTCGCAGGCGCGGTGCTGCTTATCCTATTGCGTGTGATCACCGCGGACGAAGCTTATAGTGGCCTAAAGCCCCAGATCCTTGTTCTCATCGCGGGCATGGTGGTGATCGGTATCGCCATGGAGGAAAGCGGGCTCGCCGACGCCGCATCTGAGATGTTGATCGCCAGCGTCTACGGGCTGAGCCCGCTAATTGCGCTGATCGTGCTTTATCTCGTGACAATGGTCCTGACCGAGCTCCTGTCCAATGCCACCGTGGCTGTGTTGATCACACCGGTTGCGGTGGCACTCGCGGAAAGCCTCGCCGTCAGCCCGCGTCCGTTTCTGGTCGCCGTGATGATGGCGGCGAGTGCCGCCTTCGCCACCCCATTCGGCTACCAGACAAACGTCATCGTCTATCAGATGGGAGGTTATCGTTACATGGACTTCGTCCGCGTTGGCCTACCGCTCAACCTGATCACGTGCGTCGCGGCGATTCTCGCGATACAGCGTTTCTTTCCGTTCTGA
- a CDS encoding K+/H+ antiporter subunit F — MNTLILALAITAAQIILGLAMGCAAFRVMRGPRAQDRVLGLDALYLAGMLLLLTYGIQTGRTLFFEGALVIALLGFAGTVAFAKFLMRGEVIE; from the coding sequence TTGAACACGTTGATCCTGGCTCTGGCCATTACCGCGGCGCAGATCATCCTCGGCCTCGCCATGGGCTGCGCAGCTTTTCGAGTGATGCGCGGGCCGCGAGCGCAGGACAGGGTTCTGGGACTCGATGCGCTCTACCTCGCAGGGATGCTCCTGCTTCTCACCTATGGCATACAGACCGGCCGAACGCTGTTTTTCGAAGGGGCCCTTGTCATTGCACTTCTGGGTTTCGCAGGAACGGTGGCTTTCGCCAAGTTTCTCATGCGCGGAGAAGTAATCGAATGA
- the istA gene encoding IS21 family transposase: MAGRHINDHQVRLFMTNRRNDPVALAAAKAGFSPATGYRVLQDTRLPSQRQTPRSRRRPDPLAGIFDEVVVPMLEAAPGLRPIAIFEELRRRYPETEFGSRRTLERRIRDWRAMNGQDREVIFRQVHEAGRLGLSDFTCMDDLAVSIAGQSLDHLLYHFRLPCGGFEHGHIILGGESFVALAEGLQNALWSAGGAPKLHRTDSLSAAFRNLDADARIDLTRRYDALCAHYGMEPTRNNRGIAHENGAIESAHGHIKAAVKDALLLRGSGDFVDLADYRRFIDEVVNARNRRHGPGIDAERKFLQPLPDVRTTDYEEILVTVTSSGGFTLRKVFYTVPSRLIGHRLRVRLYDDRLDVFIGGTRLMTLPRGRAGMNGKHGHVIDYRHVIHSLRRKPMALLGLVYRDSLFPRDAYRLMFDHLLEVQGEREACRTTVELLAMAHERACEAELAGLLTEDLAARRMPCLTTLRARFSPDPADLPEVVVELVPLSIYDGLIEQGEAA; this comes from the coding sequence GTGGCCGGCCGACACATCAACGATCATCAAGTGAGACTTTTCATGACCAACAGACGTAATGACCCCGTCGCCCTGGCGGCGGCGAAGGCCGGGTTCAGTCCAGCGACGGGCTATCGGGTTCTGCAGGACACCCGGCTGCCATCACAGCGGCAAACACCGCGCAGTCGACGCCGGCCTGATCCCCTTGCCGGTATCTTCGATGAAGTTGTCGTGCCGATGTTGGAGGCTGCTCCGGGCCTTCGGCCCATAGCGATCTTCGAGGAACTGCGGCGCCGATATCCCGAGACGGAGTTCGGCTCCCGGCGAACCCTGGAGAGGCGCATTCGCGACTGGCGCGCCATGAACGGGCAAGACCGCGAAGTCATTTTCCGGCAAGTGCACGAGGCGGGGCGGCTCGGCCTGTCCGATTTTACGTGCATGGACGATCTGGCAGTTTCGATCGCCGGACAGTCGCTGGACCACCTGCTCTATCACTTCCGGCTGCCTTGCGGCGGCTTCGAGCACGGGCACATCATCCTGGGCGGCGAGAGTTTCGTTGCCTTGGCCGAAGGGCTGCAGAACGCGCTCTGGTCAGCAGGCGGCGCGCCGAAGCTTCATCGCACCGACAGCCTGTCAGCCGCCTTCCGCAATCTGGACGCCGATGCCAGGATCGATCTGACCAGGCGCTATGACGCGCTCTGCGCCCATTATGGAATGGAGCCCACGAGGAACAACCGCGGCATTGCCCATGAGAACGGCGCGATCGAAAGTGCCCATGGCCATATCAAGGCTGCCGTGAAGGATGCACTGCTGCTGCGCGGTAGCGGCGACTTCGTCGATCTTGCCGACTATCGCCGCTTCATCGACGAGGTCGTAAATGCGCGCAACCGGCGGCACGGCCCCGGGATCGATGCCGAACGCAAGTTCCTGCAGCCGCTGCCGGACGTGCGCACCACCGACTACGAGGAGATCCTCGTGACGGTCACGTCCTCGGGCGGCTTCACGCTACGCAAGGTGTTCTACACGGTCCCATCCCGCCTGATAGGGCATCGTCTGCGGGTCCGTCTGTATGATGACCGCCTCGACGTCTTCATCGGGGGCACGAGGCTCATGACCCTGCCGCGCGGCCGCGCGGGCATGAACGGGAAGCATGGCCACGTTATCGATTACCGCCACGTGATCCATTCCTTGCGCCGCAAGCCCATGGCGCTGCTGGGGCTGGTCTATCGCGACAGCCTGTTCCCGCGAGATGCCTATCGCCTGATGTTCGACCACTTGCTGGAAGTTCAGGGCGAGCGGGAGGCATGCCGCACCACCGTCGAACTTCTGGCCATGGCCCACGAACGCGCATGCGAGGCCGAGCTCGCCGGGCTCCTGACGGAGGACCTGGCCGCGCGCCGAATGCCGTGCCTGACAACATTGCGAGCCCGGTTTAGTCCGGACCCTGCCGATCTGCCCGAAGTCGTGGTCGAACTGGTGCCGCTCTCGATCTACGACGGACTGATCGAACAGGGAGAAGCCGCATGA
- a CDS encoding type II toxin-antitoxin system RelE/ParE family toxin — protein MAAYRVSAIAGQRLDEIFAYTSDKWGDAQAESYVRGLFDCFDRIARRETTWRAIPTEFGVDGFYARHEHHYVDWRTLSDGTVGIVSVLHERMHQMDRFRDDMAP, from the coding sequence ATGGCAGCTTATCGCGTTTCCGCGATCGCTGGGCAACGGCTCGACGAGATATTTGCCTATACCAGCGACAAATGGGGCGACGCCCAGGCTGAAAGCTATGTTCGCGGCCTGTTCGATTGCTTCGATCGGATCGCTCGGCGTGAAACCACATGGCGAGCGATCCCGACAGAGTTCGGTGTCGATGGCTTTTATGCGCGGCATGAACATCATTATGTCGACTGGCGGACCCTGTCAGACGGAACCGTGGGCATCGTCTCGGTGCTGCATGAGCGCATGCATCAGATGGATCGTTTCCGCGATGATATGGCGCCCTGA
- a CDS encoding Na+/H+ antiporter subunit E, translating to MKRLLPFPLLATAIFGMWVLLTGFSLGHILLGAVIAILLSRVMLPLAPARPRIRFGKALMKLTAIVFADIVRSNIAVARIVLFRPSERKSGFIRLPIELDNPYALATLAIIITATPGTLWLQHEAHNKIVLIHVLDLVDEAQWIELIKNRYETLLTEIFG from the coding sequence GTGAAGCGCCTGTTACCATTTCCCCTGCTTGCAACCGCGATCTTCGGCATGTGGGTGCTGCTGACCGGATTCTCGCTTGGTCATATTCTGCTCGGAGCGGTGATCGCGATCCTGCTCTCGCGCGTCATGCTGCCCCTCGCGCCCGCACGGCCGCGTATCCGGTTTGGCAAGGCCCTGATGAAGCTCACCGCCATCGTTTTTGCGGACATTGTGAGGTCGAATATCGCCGTAGCCCGTATCGTCCTTTTTCGACCGTCCGAACGGAAGTCCGGCTTCATCCGTCTGCCGATCGAGCTAGATAACCCTTATGCGCTGGCCACACTTGCGATCATCATCACCGCGACACCGGGCACCTTGTGGCTGCAGCACGAAGCCCACAACAAGATCGTGTTGATCCACGTCCTCGATCTGGTGGACGAAGCGCAATGGATCGAGCTCATCAAGAACCGCTACGAGACGCTTCTGACGGAGATATTCGGTTGA
- the mnhG gene encoding monovalent cation/H(+) antiporter subunit G, with protein MIQAPELPLWAALIVGIFVLLGALITLVGTLGLIRLSSFYERVHAPTLGPTLGTLCILVASITCFSVLQSRPVVHEILIGIFVTLTTPVTLMLLARAALYRDRRAGETDVPKE; from the coding sequence ATGATCCAAGCGCCCGAACTTCCGCTCTGGGCCGCGCTCATAGTCGGGATATTCGTGCTTTTAGGTGCGCTGATTACCTTGGTGGGCACCTTGGGCTTGATCAGGCTGAGCAGCTTTTACGAGCGAGTTCACGCCCCCACTTTAGGTCCTACGCTGGGCACGCTTTGCATTCTGGTCGCCTCGATCACCTGCTTTTCAGTGCTGCAATCCCGGCCTGTGGTGCATGAAATCCTGATCGGCATATTCGTGACGTTGACGACGCCGGTTACCCTCATGCTCTTAGCGCGAGCCGCATTGTATCGGGACCGCAGGGCAGGCGAGACCGATGTTCCGAAAGAATAG